Proteins encoded together in one Bacteroides ovatus window:
- a CDS encoding N-acetylmuramoyl-L-alanine amidase-like domain-containing protein yields MRRLLSIIVSLVTAISFAQQPVELPLWPDGAPNSSGLTGEEQETRPHFVTNVTHPTLTVYHPEKPNGMAIIMCPGGGYRGLGMDGEGYDMAPWFCGQGITYMVLKYRMPNGHWEVPVSDAEQAIRMVRQHAKEWNVDPYKVGLMGASAGGHLTATLATHYNSETRPDFQILLYPVVTMMQVTRGNTRAALLGKNPTMEQIQKFSAELQVTPDTPQAFIALTSDDPSVAPYHGVNYYLALQKNKVPATLHVYPTGGHGWGFQDHFKYKQQWTQELEKWLRDGVVFPENPEPMLRIGKSYLGTKYVANTLDQNGEESLVIRTDAVDCLTFVEYTLAQALGSSFADNLQKIRYRDGIINGYPSRLHYTSEWIENGIRHGFLTDITAKNSAHTQRISLSYMSTHPKQYKKLADSPENVRQMAEYEKAISGKVVHWLPKSELPEAGLPWIMNGDIIAITTKMPGLDIAHVGIAEYKEGKLHLLHASSTLRKVVVSDEPLNHMLNNNKSWTGIRVVRMSHSKNN; encoded by the coding sequence ATGAGGAGACTATTATCCATTATAGTATCACTTGTAACTGCCATATCATTTGCGCAGCAGCCCGTCGAGCTACCTTTGTGGCCCGACGGTGCTCCCAACTCCAGTGGACTAACCGGAGAAGAGCAGGAAACGCGCCCTCATTTTGTCACGAATGTCACGCATCCCACCCTGACGGTCTACCATCCGGAAAAGCCGAATGGAATGGCTATTATCATGTGTCCCGGAGGCGGTTATCGTGGACTGGGTATGGATGGAGAGGGGTATGATATGGCCCCCTGGTTCTGCGGACAAGGTATTACCTATATGGTATTAAAATACCGGATGCCGAACGGACATTGGGAAGTCCCCGTATCAGACGCCGAACAAGCCATTCGCATGGTACGTCAACATGCCAAAGAATGGAATGTCGATCCTTACAAGGTAGGATTAATGGGAGCCTCTGCGGGAGGGCATTTAACTGCTACACTCGCTACTCATTATAATTCGGAAACACGTCCGGACTTTCAGATATTACTTTATCCGGTGGTTACGATGATGCAAGTCACCCGGGGAAATACCAGAGCTGCATTGCTTGGCAAAAATCCCACAATGGAACAAATACAGAAGTTCTCTGCCGAATTGCAAGTAACGCCCGATACTCCACAAGCATTTATCGCTCTTACCTCCGACGACCCTTCCGTAGCACCTTACCACGGAGTGAACTATTACCTTGCTTTACAAAAAAACAAGGTTCCGGCAACTCTCCATGTTTATCCTACCGGAGGACATGGCTGGGGATTTCAGGACCATTTTAAATATAAGCAACAATGGACACAGGAATTGGAGAAATGGTTGCGCGACGGCGTTGTATTCCCGGAAAACCCCGAACCCATGTTACGAATCGGGAAATCTTACCTGGGAACTAAATACGTGGCTAACACATTAGATCAAAACGGAGAAGAATCATTAGTGATCCGGACTGATGCCGTAGATTGCCTCACTTTCGTAGAATACACGTTGGCACAGGCACTCGGTTCTTCCTTTGCCGACAATCTGCAAAAAATACGTTATCGGGACGGCATCATCAACGGATATCCTTCCCGGTTGCATTATACTTCCGAATGGATAGAGAATGGAATCCGCCACGGATTCCTCACCGATATTACTGCCAAAAACAGTGCACATACCCAGAGAATCTCTCTTTCCTATATGTCTACCCATCCCAAGCAATATAAAAAATTGGCTGATTCGCCGGAAAATGTACGACAAATGGCCGAATATGAAAAAGCAATCTCCGGAAAAGTCGTACATTGGTTGCCGAAAAGCGAACTGCCGGAAGCCGGATTACCCTGGATCATGAATGGAGATATCATTGCTATCACAACGAAGATGCCCGGACTGGACATTGCTCATGTGGGAATAGCAGAATATAAAGAGGGAAAACTGCACCTGCTGCACGCTTCTTCTACATTGAGAAAAGTAGTTGTCAGCGACGAACCTCTCAATCACATGCTAAACAACAATAAATCGTGGACAGGCATACGTGTTGTCCGGATGTCTCACTCTAAAAATAACTGA
- a CDS encoding OPT family oligopeptide transporter has protein sequence MKQEEDKFTGLPENAFRELKPGEVYNPLMGPSKNYPEVNIWSVAWGIAMAILFSAAAAYLGLKVGQVFEAAIPIAIIAVGVSGAAKRKNALGENVIIQSIGACSGVIVAGAIFTLPALYILQAKYPEMTVTFMQVFISSLLGGVLGILFLIPFRKYFVSDMHGKYPFPEATATTQVLISGEKGGSQAKPLLMAGMIGGLYDFIVATFGWWNENFTTRVCSAGEMLAEKAKLVFKVNTGAAVLGLGYIVGLKYASIICAGSLAVWWIIIPGMSAIWGDSVLNAWNPEITSTVGMMSPEEIFKYYAKSIGIGGIAMAGVIGIIRSWSIIKSAVGLAAKEMGGKGNVEKSIIRTQRDLSMKIIAIGSIITLILIVLFFYLDVMQGNLLHTLVAIVLVAGISFLFTTVAANAIAIVGTNPVSGMTLMTLILASVVMVAVGLKGPSGMVAALVMGGVVCTALSMAGGFITDLKIGYWLGSTPAKQETWKFLGTIVSAATVGGVMIILNKTYGFTSGALAAPQANAMAAVIEPLMSGVGAPWLLYGIGAVLAIILTLCKIPALAFALGMFIPLELNVPLVVGGAVNWFVTTRSKDASLNTERGEKGTLLASGFIAGGALMGVISAAMRFGGINLVNEAWLNNTWSEVLALGAYALLILYFIKASMKVK, from the coding sequence ATGAAACAAGAAGAAGACAAATTCACCGGGTTACCCGAGAATGCGTTCAGAGAGTTGAAACCTGGGGAAGTGTACAACCCGTTGATGGGTCCCTCTAAAAATTATCCGGAAGTTAATATCTGGTCAGTAGCATGGGGTATTGCCATGGCAATCCTTTTTTCGGCCGCCGCAGCCTATCTGGGGTTGAAGGTCGGACAGGTATTTGAAGCAGCTATTCCAATTGCGATCATTGCCGTAGGAGTTTCCGGAGCTGCCAAAAGAAAAAATGCGTTGGGAGAAAACGTGATTATCCAGTCTATCGGAGCTTGTTCCGGAGTAATCGTTGCCGGAGCGATCTTCACCCTCCCCGCTCTTTATATTCTCCAAGCTAAATATCCCGAGATGACGGTTACCTTCATGCAGGTATTCATCAGCTCTTTATTGGGTGGCGTATTGGGTATTCTATTCCTGATTCCTTTCCGTAAATACTTCGTCAGCGACATGCATGGAAAATATCCTTTCCCGGAAGCAACAGCCACTACACAAGTGTTGATCTCCGGCGAAAAAGGCGGCAGTCAGGCCAAACCGTTATTGATGGCAGGTATGATCGGCGGATTATATGACTTCATCGTGGCGACATTCGGATGGTGGAACGAGAATTTTACCACCCGTGTTTGCAGTGCCGGAGAAATGCTGGCAGAAAAGGCAAAATTGGTATTCAAGGTAAACACCGGTGCCGCCGTGCTTGGTTTGGGATATATCGTCGGACTGAAATATGCTTCCATCATTTGTGCCGGTTCATTGGCTGTGTGGTGGATTATCATTCCGGGAATGTCTGCTATCTGGGGTGACAGTGTACTGAATGCATGGAATCCGGAAATCACCTCTACCGTAGGTATGATGAGTCCGGAAGAAATATTCAAATATTATGCCAAGAGCATCGGTATCGGCGGTATCGCTATGGCGGGTGTGATCGGTATTATCCGTTCCTGGAGCATCATCAAGAGCGCTGTCGGACTGGCAGCCAAAGAGATGGGCGGTAAAGGGAATGTAGAGAAGAGCATTATCCGTACCCAACGGGATCTTTCCATGAAGATTATCGCCATCGGTTCCATCATCACACTGATCTTAATCGTATTATTCTTCTACCTTGATGTCATGCAAGGGAATCTGTTGCATACATTGGTAGCCATTGTTCTGGTTGCCGGCATCTCTTTCCTGTTCACCACAGTAGCAGCTAATGCCATTGCGATTGTTGGTACTAATCCGGTTTCGGGAATGACATTGATGACACTGATATTGGCTTCCGTAGTGATGGTAGCTGTCGGACTGAAAGGTCCTTCGGGCATGGTTGCCGCATTGGTAATGGGTGGCGTAGTATGTACCGCGCTGTCGATGGCAGGAGGTTTTATCACCGACTTGAAGATTGGTTACTGGCTCGGAAGTACGCCTGCCAAACAGGAAACATGGAAGTTCTTGGGAACAATCGTATCGGCTGCAACAGTAGGCGGTGTAATGATTATCCTGAATAAGACATACGGATTTACAAGTGGCGCACTGGCTGCTCCACAAGCAAATGCGATGGCGGCCGTTATCGAACCACTGATGAGTGGTGTAGGTGCACCCTGGTTGTTATATGGTATTGGGGCTGTCTTAGCTATTATTCTGACTCTTTGTAAAATTCCTGCATTAGCTTTCGCATTGGGTATGTTTATTCCATTGGAACTGAATGTGCCGCTGGTAGTGGGTGGAGCAGTGAATTGGTTTGTTACAACACGTAGCAAAGATGCATCTCTGAATACGGAAAGAGGTGAAAAAGGAACCTTACTGGCATCCGGTTTCATTGCCGGAGGTGCATTGATGGGAGTAATCAGTGCCGCGATGCGCTTTGGTGGAATCAATCTGGTTAATGAGGCATGGTTGAACAATACTTGGTCAGAAGTGTTGGCATTAGGAGCGTATGCCTTACTGATTCTTTACTTTATAAAGGCTTCAATGAAAGTTAAATAA
- a CDS encoding DUF1573 domain-containing protein, producing the protein MKKILFLMTLLVMGVSFAFAQTNADIKFDKTTHDFGKFSENSPVVSCTFTFTNIGDAPLVIHQAVASCGCTVPEYTKEPIMPGKKGTIKVTYNGTGKYPGHFKKSITLRTNAKTEMVRLYIEGDMTAKDAK; encoded by the coding sequence ATGAAAAAGATACTTTTTTTAATGACCCTGTTAGTAATGGGCGTAAGCTTTGCATTTGCGCAAACAAATGCAGATATCAAGTTTGACAAAACAACTCACGATTTCGGTAAGTTTTCTGAAAACAGCCCGGTTGTCAGTTGCACATTTACCTTTACTAATATCGGCGATGCCCCTCTGGTGATCCATCAGGCTGTAGCCTCTTGCGGATGTACAGTACCCGAATATACAAAGGAGCCCATCATGCCGGGTAAAAAAGGAACAATCAAGGTGACTTATAACGGAACAGGCAAATATCCGGGACATTTCAAAAAATCAATCACCTTGCGTACCAACGCCAAAACAGAGATGGTAAGATTGTATATCGAAGGCGATATGACAGCAAAAGATGCAAAGTAG
- a CDS encoding DUF4923 family protein — translation MLNERRMKMKKNFLSIAFMAVFMLMATNSQAQSWSDLFNKDNISKVVNAITGTTESIDMTGTWSYKGSAVEFESDNLLMKAGGAAAATMAENKLNEQLSKIGIKDGQMSFTFNADSTFTSTVGKKTLKGTYSYNASTKQVDLKYLKLLNLHAKVNCSSSSLELLFNSDKLLKLMAFIGSKSSSTALKTVSSLAENYDGMMLGFQLSK, via the coding sequence ATGTTAAATGAAAGAAGAATGAAAATGAAAAAGAATTTTTTATCTATTGCCTTTATGGCAGTATTTATGCTGATGGCGACTAACAGCCAGGCGCAATCATGGTCCGACTTATTTAATAAGGACAACATTTCAAAAGTAGTAAATGCCATCACCGGAACCACCGAATCTATCGACATGACCGGAACATGGAGCTACAAAGGTTCGGCGGTAGAGTTCGAATCGGATAACTTACTAATGAAAGCAGGCGGAGCTGCCGCAGCTACTATGGCTGAAAATAAGCTGAACGAACAATTAAGCAAAATAGGTATTAAAGACGGCCAGATGAGTTTCACTTTCAATGCCGACAGTACTTTCACCAGCACGGTGGGCAAGAAAACATTGAAAGGCACTTACTCCTACAATGCTTCAACCAAACAAGTTGATTTGAAGTATTTGAAACTTCTGAATCTGCACGCTAAAGTAAATTGCAGTTCCAGTTCACTGGAGTTACTGTTCAACTCGGACAAACTGTTGAAACTAATGGCTTTCATCGGTAGCAAAAGTAGCAGTACCGCACTGAAAACAGTTAGTTCACTGGCCGAAAATTACGATGGAATGATGCTCGGATTCCAGCTCTCAAAATAG
- the yihA gene encoding ribosome biogenesis GTP-binding protein YihA/YsxC, with product MEITSAEFVISNTDVKKCPAGIFPEYAFIGRSNVGKSSLINMLTSRKGLAMTSSTPGKTMLINHFLINKNWYLVDLPGYGYARRGQKGKDQIRTIIEDYILEREQMTNLFVLIDSRLEPQKIDLEFMEWLGENGIPFSIIFTKADKLKGGRLKMNINAYLRELGKQWEELPPHFVSSSEDRTGRIDILNYIENINKDLNVK from the coding sequence ATGGAAATAACAAGTGCTGAATTTGTGATTAGCAATACGGACGTGAAGAAATGCCCGGCCGGTATTTTCCCGGAATATGCCTTTATAGGCCGTTCGAATGTGGGAAAATCAAGTCTTATCAATATGTTGACCAGCCGTAAAGGTCTGGCCATGACCTCTTCCACTCCGGGAAAAACGATGTTAATCAACCACTTCCTTATCAATAAGAATTGGTATCTCGTCGACCTTCCGGGATATGGCTATGCCCGACGCGGACAAAAAGGGAAAGACCAGATACGCACTATAATCGAAGATTATATCTTGGAACGGGAGCAAATGACCAACCTCTTTGTCCTGATAGACAGCCGGCTGGAACCTCAAAAAATAGACCTCGAGTTTATGGAATGGCTGGGCGAGAACGGTATCCCCTTCTCTATCATCTTTACCAAAGCCGACAAGCTAAAAGGTGGACGTTTAAAAATGAATATCAATGCCTATTTACGTGAGTTGGGCAAACAATGGGAAGAGCTCCCTCCTCACTTCGTATCTTCCTCGGAAGACCGCACAGGACGTATTGATATACTCAACTACATAGAAAACATAAACAAGGATCTCAATGTTAAATGA
- a CDS encoding sodium:solute symporter, producing the protein MMILVTILCYFAVLLLIARITGRKGGSNAAFFKGENQSPWYIVSFGMIGASISGVTFVSVPGMVRGMDMTYMQTVLGFFFGYMAVAHILLPLYYKLNLTSIYGYLGTRIGVRAYRTGSFFFLLSRMLGTAAKLYLVCLILHTYVFQEMHVPFWLIAVGSVALVWIYTHKSGIKTIVWTDTLQTFCLIAALIFIIYFTIQRLDLNFSGIVQTIQNSEHSRIFVFDDWVSRQNFFKQFFSGIFIVIVMTGLDQDMMQKNLSCRNLREAQKNMYCYGFSFIPLNFLFLCLGILLIALAGQMQLELPAMNDDILPMFAAQGYLGQSVLVLFTIGIIAAAFSNSDSALTAMTTSVCVDLLNTEKDTEETARRKRDKVHLSLSVLLAFFICLVEILNNKSVIDAIYIIASYTYGPLLGMFAFGLFTRRQTNDRWVPLIAILSPLFCYLANWWIGKETGYKFGYELLMLNGTLTFAGLMCMSKKEKTLKVP; encoded by the coding sequence ATGATGATACTAGTCACTATTCTTTGCTACTTCGCGGTATTATTACTAATAGCCCGTATCACCGGACGTAAGGGCGGATCGAATGCAGCGTTCTTCAAGGGAGAAAACCAATCACCTTGGTATATAGTCTCTTTTGGAATGATTGGCGCCTCTATCTCCGGAGTCACTTTCGTCTCTGTACCGGGAATGGTGCGCGGAATGGATATGACGTATATGCAAACGGTACTCGGATTTTTCTTCGGATACATGGCCGTAGCCCATATCTTACTTCCTTTATATTATAAATTGAATCTGACAAGTATCTACGGATATCTCGGCACCCGCATCGGGGTGCGTGCCTATCGCACCGGTTCCTTTTTCTTTCTGCTGTCACGCATGTTGGGAACCGCAGCCAAACTTTATCTGGTATGCCTCATTCTCCATACGTATGTATTTCAGGAAATGCACGTTCCCTTTTGGCTGATTGCTGTCGGTTCGGTTGCATTGGTATGGATATATACTCATAAAAGCGGAATAAAGACCATCGTGTGGACAGATACCTTACAAACATTTTGCCTGATTGCCGCTCTGATTTTTATCATCTATTTTACGATCCAAAGATTAGACCTTAACTTCAGCGGCATTGTGCAAACAATCCAAAACAGCGAACACAGCCGTATTTTTGTATTTGACGACTGGGTATCCCGGCAAAACTTCTTCAAACAGTTCTTCAGTGGTATCTTCATTGTCATCGTAATGACCGGACTGGATCAGGATATGATGCAAAAGAATCTTTCTTGCCGGAACCTCCGGGAAGCACAAAAAAACATGTACTGCTACGGTTTCTCATTCATTCCGCTAAATTTCCTTTTTCTATGCTTGGGAATTCTATTGATAGCGCTAGCGGGACAAATGCAACTCGAACTGCCAGCCATGAATGATGATATACTGCCCATGTTTGCAGCCCAAGGTTATCTGGGACAATCCGTATTGGTACTTTTTACAATCGGTATTATCGCAGCAGCTTTCAGCAACTCGGATTCCGCCCTGACAGCCATGACAACCAGTGTATGCGTAGATCTGCTAAATACGGAAAAAGACACAGAAGAAACGGCACGTCGCAAAAGAGACAAAGTGCATTTATCGTTATCAGTCTTATTGGCATTCTTCATCTGCCTGGTAGAAATACTTAATAATAAGAGCGTTATTGACGCCATATATATCATCGCCTCCTACACATACGGCCCCCTGCTCGGAATGTTTGCTTTCGGACTTTTTACACGCAGGCAAACGAACGACCGGTGGGTTCCTCTCATAGCCATCCTTTCACCACTGTTCTGCTATCTTGCCAACTGGTGGATTGGAAAAGAAACCGGATATAAATTCGGTTATGAATTGCTAATGTTAAATGGAACGCTTACCTTTGCAGGGTTAATGTGTATGTCCAAAAAAGAGAAAACGCTGAAAGTGCCATAA
- the recR gene encoding recombination mediator RecR, which produces MNQQYPSILLEKAVGEFSKLPGIGRKTAMRLVLHLLRQDTATVEAFGNSIITLKREVKYCKVCHNISDTETCQICANPQRDASTVCVVENIRDVMAVEATQQYRGLYHVLGGVISPMDGVGPSDLQIESLVQRVAEGGIKEVILALSTTMEGDTTNFYIYRKLDKLGVKLSVIARGISIGDELEYADEVTLGRSIVNRTLFTGTV; this is translated from the coding sequence ATGAACCAACAATATCCTTCTATACTGCTTGAAAAGGCAGTCGGCGAATTTTCCAAACTTCCGGGTATCGGGCGTAAGACGGCTATGAGGCTTGTTCTGCATCTGCTCCGTCAGGATACGGCTACTGTGGAAGCTTTCGGAAATTCTATCATAACGTTGAAACGTGAGGTGAAATACTGCAAAGTGTGTCATAATATATCCGATACTGAAACTTGCCAGATTTGTGCTAATCCGCAACGGGATGCTTCCACTGTCTGTGTGGTGGAAAATATCCGTGATGTAATGGCGGTAGAGGCAACCCAGCAGTATCGCGGGCTTTATCATGTTTTGGGTGGGGTTATTTCTCCAATGGACGGAGTCGGACCGAGTGACCTTCAAATTGAAAGCCTGGTGCAGCGGGTGGCTGAAGGTGGAATCAAAGAAGTTATTCTGGCATTGAGCACTACGATGGAGGGGGATACTACCAACTTCTATATCTATCGCAAGCTGGATAAACTAGGGGTTAAACTAAGTGTGATAGCCCGTGGCATATCGATTGGTGATGAACTTGAATATGCCGATGAAGTGACTTTAGGACGCAGCATTGTGAACCGGACGCTTTTTACCGGAACTGTATAA
- a CDS encoding GNAT family N-acetyltransferase translates to MRQSFLMNDRIYLRAVEPEDMDIMYEMENDPSMWDISNFTVPYSRYVLRQYIEGSQCDVFADKQLRLMIVRKSDQCILGTIDITDFVPLHSRGEVGIAVHKDYRQQGYATDALKLLCEYAFDFLSLSQLYAHVTTDNDVCVKLFTSCGFVQCGLLKNWLQVEGCYKDALLLQCLNPKK, encoded by the coding sequence ATGAGACAGTCCTTCTTGATGAACGATCGTATCTATCTTCGTGCGGTAGAACCGGAAGATATGGATATAATGTATGAGATGGAAAATGATCCTTCGATGTGGGACATCAGTAACTTTACGGTTCCATACTCCCGTTACGTGTTGCGCCAATATATTGAAGGTTCGCAGTGTGATGTGTTTGCGGATAAGCAATTACGTCTGATGATTGTGCGCAAATCCGACCAGTGTATACTTGGTACGATTGATATTACGGATTTCGTTCCCCTTCATTCGCGGGGAGAAGTAGGAATTGCCGTGCATAAGGATTATCGGCAGCAAGGTTATGCCACCGACGCATTGAAGCTGCTTTGTGAATATGCTTTTGATTTTCTGTCTTTAAGTCAGCTTTATGCACATGTCACGACAGATAATGACGTTTGTGTAAAGCTGTTCACGTCTTGTGGCTTCGTTCAATGCGGATTATTGAAAAACTGGCTGCAAGTGGAGGGCTGCTACAAAGATGCATTGCTCCTCCAATGTTTGAATCCTAAGAAATAA
- a CDS encoding YqgE/AlgH family protein, with amino-acid sequence MNIDSDIFKIQSNNVLPSRGRILISEPFLRDATFGRSVILLVDHTDEGSMGLVINKQLPLFLNDIIMEFKYLDEIPLYKGGPIATDTLFYLHTLSDIPGSISISKGLYLNGDFDEIKKYILQGNKISECIRFFLGYSGWDSEQLNNEIRENTWLVSEEEKSYLMKNNIKDMWRTALEKLGSKYETWSRFPQVPTLN; translated from the coding sequence ATGAATATCGACTCTGACATATTTAAGATTCAATCGAATAATGTGTTGCCATCGAGAGGAAGGATTTTAATATCAGAACCTTTTCTACGTGACGCAACGTTTGGCAGATCCGTAATTTTACTGGTCGATCATACGGATGAAGGAAGTATGGGATTGGTTATCAACAAGCAACTGCCATTGTTCCTTAACGATATCATCATGGAATTTAAATATCTGGATGAGATTCCTCTATACAAAGGTGGACCTATTGCCACTGATACCCTATTTTATCTCCACACATTATCTGATATCCCCGGATCCATTTCTATCAGTAAAGGGCTTTATCTGAATGGAGATTTTGATGAAATAAAGAAATATATATTACAAGGGAATAAAATCAGTGAATGCATTCGTTTCTTCTTGGGATATTCCGGTTGGGATAGCGAACAGTTAAATAACGAAATCAGAGAAAACACATGGTTGGTGTCTGAAGAAGAAAAATCATATCTGATGAAAAACAATATCAAAGATATGTGGCGGACTGCTTTAGAGAAACTAGGCAGCAAGTACGAAACGTGGTCACGCTTCCCACAAGTGCCTACTCTCAACTAA
- a CDS encoding aminotransferase class I/II-fold pyridoxal phosphate-dependent enzyme, with translation MKNTPIERHLIDETINEFQIVDFSKATIREVKAIASKAETASGVEFIKMEMGVPGLPPSAVGVKAEIEALQNGIASLYPDINGLPELKKEASNFIKAFINVDLSPEGCVPVTGSMQGTFASFLTCSQCDEKKDTILFIDPGFPVQKQQLVVMGQKFETFDVYDYRGEKLKEKLESYLKKGNISAIIYSNPNNPSWICLKEEELRIIGELATLYDVIVLEDLAYFAMDFRQDLSKPYQPPFQPSVAHYTDNYVLLISGSKAFSYAGQRIGVSCISDKLYHRSYPGLTKRYGGGTFGTVFIHRVLYALSSGTSHSAQFAMAAMLKAANEGQYNFLNEVKIYGERARKLKEIFLRHGFHLVYDNDLGEPIADGFYFTIGYPGMTSGELAKELMYYGVSAISLVTTGSHQEGLRACTSFIKDHQYAQLDERMKLFAENHPIA, from the coding sequence ATGAAAAATACACCAATTGAACGACATCTGATTGACGAAACCATCAATGAGTTTCAAATTGTCGATTTTTCCAAAGCTACCATTCGTGAAGTGAAAGCCATTGCTTCAAAAGCAGAAACAGCATCGGGAGTTGAATTTATCAAAATGGAAATGGGTGTTCCGGGACTTCCTCCTTCCGCTGTAGGCGTGAAAGCGGAAATTGAAGCATTACAAAATGGCATTGCCAGTCTATATCCCGACATCAACGGATTGCCGGAACTAAAGAAAGAGGCATCCAACTTTATCAAAGCATTCATCAACGTAGATTTAAGTCCGGAAGGTTGTGTGCCTGTCACTGGTTCCATGCAAGGTACATTCGCTTCATTTCTTACTTGCAGCCAATGTGACGAAAAGAAAGATACGATTTTGTTTATCGATCCAGGGTTTCCGGTACAGAAACAGCAGTTGGTTGTAATGGGGCAAAAGTTTGAAACATTTGATGTGTATGACTACCGCGGAGAAAAACTGAAAGAGAAACTGGAAAGCTATCTGAAAAAAGGAAATATATCAGCCATCATTTATTCAAATCCCAATAATCCCAGCTGGATTTGCCTGAAAGAAGAAGAATTGAGGATTATCGGTGAATTGGCAACACTGTATGATGTGATTGTTCTGGAGGATTTGGCTTATTTTGCCATGGACTTCCGCCAAGATTTAAGTAAACCGTATCAACCTCCTTTCCAGCCATCAGTTGCCCATTATACGGACAATTACGTATTGCTGATTTCCGGCTCAAAAGCATTCAGCTACGCCGGGCAACGTATTGGGGTAAGTTGTATCTCTGATAAACTATACCACCGAAGCTATCCGGGACTGACCAAACGATATGGTGGCGGAACTTTCGGAACGGTTTTCATTCACCGTGTGCTTTATGCGCTTTCTTCAGGAACTAGTCATTCTGCACAGTTCGCCATGGCCGCCATGCTGAAAGCTGCCAACGAAGGACAATATAATTTCCTTAACGAAGTGAAGATATACGGTGAAAGAGCACGGAAATTAAAAGAAATCTTCCTCCGTCACGGTTTTCATCTGGTATATGACAACGATCTGGGCGAGCCGATTGCAGACGGATTTTATTTCACCATCGGTTATCCGGGAATGACCAGTGGCGAACTGGCGAAAGAATTGATGTACTACGGAGTCAGCGCTATCTCATTAGTAACTACAGGAAGCCATCAGGAAGGATTGCGCGCGTGTACCTCTTTCATTAAAGACCACCAATATGCTCAACTGGATGAAAGAATGAAACTATTTGCTGAAAATCATCCGATAGCCTGA